In the genome of Actinomadura graeca, one region contains:
- a CDS encoding DUF4190 domain-containing protein produces the protein MPSSPFDGPPPDLLPRKNRLAIVTLVTGLTGLVPFAVGFGVAALVQIARRGEAGKGMAVGGLAASALWLVAWSLAVVLAIGSLFSPDRDDAGHIRGSGKVFIATLRVGDCFTGFSGSTGDRLVTALPCRRPHDGEVAAKTRLVDGPYPGERETLRQATDACHKRLTWVRKSRHSDDLELYSLQPDKRAWRDGDREVLCILRYTGPGMLTTPLSATVDGSTRTLAELVPGDCFGKWNNASSVQRRVACTTPHWVQIFAVHVLPAEPFPGRKAVERKAGIACAKSRKTIFKGRRGPEDYSFVYPLKDDWDDGHRKIACLAESVRAPMRRSILPR, from the coding sequence GTGCCGTCCTCACCGTTTGACGGGCCTCCGCCGGACCTCCTGCCGCGGAAGAACAGGCTCGCGATCGTCACGCTGGTCACGGGGCTCACCGGGCTCGTGCCGTTCGCGGTCGGGTTCGGCGTCGCGGCGCTCGTGCAGATCGCGCGGCGCGGGGAGGCGGGCAAGGGGATGGCGGTGGGCGGCCTCGCCGCATCCGCCCTGTGGCTCGTGGCCTGGTCGCTCGCCGTGGTCCTGGCCATCGGCTCGCTGTTCTCGCCGGACCGCGACGACGCCGGTCACATCCGCGGCAGCGGCAAGGTGTTCATTGCGACGCTGCGGGTCGGCGACTGCTTCACCGGATTCAGCGGGAGCACCGGTGACCGCCTCGTCACGGCGCTGCCGTGCCGCCGCCCCCACGACGGTGAGGTCGCCGCCAAGACCCGGCTCGTGGACGGTCCGTACCCCGGCGAGCGGGAGACCCTCCGTCAGGCGACCGACGCCTGCCACAAGCGGCTGACGTGGGTGCGGAAGAGCCGCCACTCCGACGACCTGGAGCTGTACTCGCTCCAGCCGGACAAGCGGGCGTGGCGCGACGGGGACCGGGAGGTCCTGTGCATCCTGCGCTACACCGGTCCCGGCATGCTCACGACGCCGTTGTCCGCGACGGTCGACGGCAGCACCCGCACCCTCGCGGAGCTAGTTCCCGGCGACTGCTTCGGGAAGTGGAACAACGCGTCCTCGGTCCAGCGCAGGGTCGCCTGCACCACGCCGCACTGGGTGCAGATCTTCGCCGTCCACGTCCTGCCCGCCGAGCCGTTCCCCGGGCGCAAGGCGGTCGAAAGGAAGGCCGGCATCGCATGCGCAAAGAGCAGGAAGACGATCTTCAAGGGGCGGAGGGGCCCGGAGGACTACTCCTTCGTCTATCCGCTCAAGGACGACTGGGACGACGGCCACCGGAAGATCGCCTGCCTCGCCGAGAGCGTGAGGGCTCCGATGAGACGGTCGATCCTGCCCCGCTGA